Proteins encoded together in one Streptomyces sp. TLI_171 window:
- a CDS encoding peptidase, translating to MRKLLTAAVPAATLTGLLLLAPTATAASPSATASPSAAASATGTAKPVVNSVGTSFLTATTLESGQDADVPVSTGDYLYWAFPAAEGQTATVQVKVTLPDAADRHGPQTWSVELFDGLRRRQSCTAGPQDGTAAQTATGIELSCTLRQIRSWAEPWSGDPLPGTYYVRLSTTDIPQQDLGLASQVHVHVAAKGGADDAQPEGGSLKAPLVPPVNAGATAAAATAAPSPSASATYAAAPAAEETHWYSDLFSGWNTRWWWTVAGGVLAALAGVLGYTLTRHPRGHRHHPATAAPVPHQAPPAHPQQNSWQ from the coding sequence ATGCGCAAGCTCCTCACCGCGGCCGTCCCGGCCGCCACGCTCACCGGGCTGCTCCTGCTGGCCCCCACCGCCACGGCGGCCTCGCCGTCGGCCACCGCCTCGCCGTCCGCCGCCGCTTCGGCGACCGGCACGGCCAAGCCGGTGGTGAACTCGGTCGGTACCAGCTTCCTGACCGCGACCACCCTGGAGTCCGGCCAGGACGCGGACGTCCCCGTCTCCACCGGCGACTACCTGTACTGGGCGTTCCCCGCCGCCGAGGGCCAGACCGCGACCGTCCAGGTCAAGGTCACCCTGCCGGACGCCGCCGACCGGCACGGCCCGCAGACCTGGTCCGTGGAACTCTTCGACGGCCTGCGCCGCCGCCAGTCCTGCACCGCCGGCCCCCAGGACGGCACCGCCGCCCAGACCGCCACCGGCATCGAACTCAGCTGCACACTGCGGCAGATCCGCTCCTGGGCCGAGCCCTGGTCCGGCGACCCGCTGCCCGGCACCTACTACGTCCGGCTCTCCACCACGGACATCCCGCAGCAGGACCTCGGCCTCGCCTCCCAGGTGCACGTCCACGTCGCCGCGAAGGGCGGCGCGGACGACGCGCAGCCCGAGGGCGGCTCGCTCAAGGCCCCGCTGGTGCCGCCGGTCAACGCCGGGGCGACGGCCGCCGCCGCGACCGCCGCACCCAGCCCCTCGGCGAGCGCCACCTACGCGGCCGCGCCCGCCGCCGAAGAGACCCACTGGTACTCCGACCTCTTCTCCGGCTGGAACACCCGCTGGTGGTGGACCGTCGCCGGCGGCGTCCTCGCCGCCCTCGCCGGTGTCCTCGGCTACACCCTCACCCGCCACCCCCGCGGCCACCGCCACCACCCGGCGACCGCCGCCCCCGTCCCCCACCAGGCGCCCCCGGCGCACCCGCAACAGAACTCCTGGCAGTAG